The following coding sequences lie in one Silene latifolia isolate original U9 population chromosome 5, ASM4854445v1, whole genome shotgun sequence genomic window:
- the LOC141656747 gene encoding disease resistance protein RGA2-like isoform X1 produces the protein MGGSKFTKEARLFFSTTNQLVSPFKDARKINGITKELSRITRNHAQFGSIVSLPSLNQTRTVTNVSGSYMSTDMVIGRDGDRDKMISSLLDSSAAAGVLPVASFVGMGGVGKTTLAQYVYNDDRIKSYFDLQLWVFTTQDFNVKYVLRQMVTCATNEKALDYEIDQLQRRLFQAIAGKRFLLVLDGVWDDDSLKAKWIELRTLLRAGAQGSRVLLTTRSETVARIIGTQDPLMVSDLGDDDSLLLFQYVSATEWHEPGVEAIGKDIANMCPKVPLVIRAIGSLLAGTHSVQEWLAFRDDQLANFASYGRDVMGTLKLSYDQLGTRLRLCVTYCSLFPKGFWFEKSFVIHLWIAMGYVEGEYANQSLEEVAEEYVLCLLNRGFFYCNDRNGFKCPTDLRMHDLMHDLVLSIGGLKYKMADSDTNEFDERVCHVSYDLEDDSSLKVPSSLFKIKQLKSFLLPLPSYYRGSKNNNQVRLFPLNDTSIFIIESLRVLRMHGLGINKLPRSVGKLIHLRYLDFSHNSIRKLPDSITQLVNLYLLNLSCCSSLEELPVDINKLVMLRHLSLIGCDQLSHMPKGLRRLTGLETLGLYVVGKPRTSVTSYGSKANLACDLADLGYLDNLKGKLIIVLGDRSNDIVSGAKAANLDKKKITKLTMIFRESRLEDEMVVENLKPGDSLKTLHIKNYGGRRLPCWMREGIHLWVPNLVKVGITDCKECINMCSFGRLPHLKKLYLERLDKVEYIENGSSNNSNRVLVVDEHSSTLLFPSLTDLILKDIPELKGWWSITESAQVQGQNQLLKWMPAFPKLMEVAMNMELVISLAQGISSLQKLTVYGKTKDVAEQRCGPSNVVVMQRQPVVVLKNFLPNLRHVRFFKIQMEHLPEEFRGMSSLKTLHISCCEALEAVPEWIDSLTSLENFYISKCLRLKSLPHEISNLSNLNTLYLNKCSRELAERCQSPSGEDWPKIQHIPNIYIDPTKNGEE, from the coding sequence ATGGGCGGAAGTAAGTTCACCAAAGAGGCGCGCTTGTTTTTTTCCACTACAAACCAGCTTGTCTCCCCCTTCAAGGATGCTAGGAAAATCAATGGTATTACGAAGGAACTGAGTCGCATTACAAGAAACCATGCCCAATTTGGGAGCATAGTTAGCTTGCCATCTCTGAACCAAACCCGAACAGTGACCAATGTATCGGGGTCTTATATGAGTACTGATATGGTGATTGGACGAGATGGAGACAGGGACAAGATGATAAGTTCGCTGTTAGACTCCTCCGCTGCTGCTGGTGTCCTCCCTGTTGCTTCCTTTGTTGGGATGGGTGGAGTTGGGAAGACTACATTGGCTCAATATGTGTACAATGATGATAGAATTAAGAGTTATTTTGATTTGCAGCTTTGGGTTTTCACCACCCAAGATTTTAATGTCAAGTATGTGTTACGGCAGATGGTGACGTGTGCCACTAATGAAAAAGCTCTCGACTACGAGATCGATCAGCTCCAACGGCGTCTATTTCAAGCCATTGCTGGGAAGAGGTTTCTACTTGTTTTGGATGGTGTATGGGATGACGACAGTTTGAAAGCAAAATGGATAGAATTGAGAACACTGCTAAGGGCCGGGGCTCAAGGGAGTCGAGTTCTCCTTACCACACGTAGCGAAACGGTTGCTAGAATTATTGGGACCCAAGACCCATTAATGGTTAGTGATTTAGGAGATGATGATTCTTTGCTCCTCTTTCAATATGTGTCGGCTACAGAGTGGCATGAGCCAGGGGTAGAGGCCATCGGGAAAGATATTGCAAATATGTGTCCTAAAGTTCCCCTTGTTATACGGGCAATTGGAAGCCTTTTAGCGGGCACACATAGTGTCCAGGAATGGTTAGCTTTTAGGGATGATCAGCTAGCAAATTTTGCATCCTATGGCCGTGACGTCATGGGCACACTCAAACTCAGTTATGATCAATTAGGTACAAGGCTAAGACTGTGTGTTACATACTGCTCTTTGTTCCCAAAGGGATTTTGGTTCGAAAAAAGTTTTGTCATCCATCTTTGGATTGCCATGGGATATGTTGAGGGCGAGTATGCTAATCAAAGTTTAGAAGAGGTGGCAGAAGAATATGTGCTGTGCTTGCTAAATCGGGGTTTTTTCTACTGTAACGACAGGAATGGATTTAAGTGCCCTACAGATCTTAGGATGCACGACCTGATGCATGATTTAGTGCTCTCGATTGGTGGGTTGAAGTATAAGATGGCAGATTCAGATACAAATGAATTTGATGAAAGAGTTTGTCATGTATCATACGATTTAGAAGACGACTCTTCTTTGAAAGTCCCATCATCACTATTCAAAATTAAGCAGTTGAAGTCGTTCCTTCTCCCTCTTCCATCATATTATCGGGGTTCCAAGAACAACAATCAAGTTAGACTTTTCCCATTAAATGATACATCTATATTCATAATTGAGTCTTTAAGGGTACTGCGGATGCATGGGCTAGGGATTAATAAACTGCCAAGATCAGTAGGCAAACTGATCCACTTGAGGTATCTCGATTTTTCACATAACTCTATCCGTAAACTCCCCGATTCAATTACACAGCTAGTCAATCTGTACTTACTTAACCTATCCTGCTGTTCAAGCCTTGAAGAACTGCCGGTGGACATAAACAAGCTAGTGATGTTGAGACACCTTAGCCTCATTGGTTGTGACCAACTGAGTCATATGCCAAAGGGGTTGCGGAGACTGACAGGTCTTGAAACTCTAGGCCTTTATGTTGTGGGAAAACCAAGAACCTCTGTCACTTCCTATGGATCTAAAGCTAACTTGGCGTGTGATCTAGCAGACCTAGGTTATCTTGATAATCTTAAGGGCAAGTTGATAATCGTTTTGGGTGATCGATCAAATGATATAGTGTCTGGAGCCAAAGCTGCAAATCTGGACAAGAAAAAGATTACTAAGTTAACTATGATATTTAGAGAGAGTAGATTAGAGGATGAGATGGTGGTAGAGAACCTCAAACCCGGTGATAGTCTAAAAACACTGCATATTAAAAACTATGGAGGAAGGAGGTTGCCATGTTGGATGAGAGAAGGAATCCATTTGTGGGTTCCGAATCTGGTTAAAGTTGGAATAACTGATTGCAAAGAATGCATAAATATGTGCTCCTTTGGAAGACTCCCTCATCTTAAGAAGCTATACTTAGAGAGATTGGATAAGGTGGAGTACATAGAAAATGGTAGTAGCAATAATAGCAACAGGGTACTTGTTGTGGACGAGCATTCCTCCACTCTCTTATTCCCGTCCCTTACAGACCTCATCCTCAAAGACATACCTGAGTTGAAGGGATGGTGGAGTATAACAGAGTCTGCTCAAGTTCAGGGTCAGAATCAACTCTTGAAATGGATGCCTGCATTTCCCAAATTGATGGAGGTGGCAATGAACATGGAGTTGGTGATTTCGTTGGCACAAGGaatttcttctttacaaaaactCACTGTTTATGGGAAAACCAAGGATGTAGCAGAGCAAAGATGTGGTCCTTCAAATGTGGTTGTTATGCAGAGACAACCAGTCGTCGTCCTCAAAAACTTCCTTCCCAACCTCAGACACGTACGTTTTTTCAAGATTCAAATGGAACATCTTCCTGAGGAGTTTCGAGGTATGTCTTCTTTGAAAACCCTACATATATCCTGCTGTGAAGCATTAGAGGCGGTTCCAGAGTGGATTGACAGCCTCACCTCCCTTGAAAACTTTTATATAAGTAAATGTCTAAGATTGAAATCGTTGCCGCACGAGATCAGCAACCTATCCAACTTGAATACACTATACCTTAATAAATGCTCAAGGGAGCTTGCTGAGAGATGCCAATCGCCATCAGGAGAAGACTGGCCCAAAATTCAACATATTCCCAACATTTACATTGACCCTACTAAAAATGGGGAAGAATGA
- the LOC141656747 gene encoding putative disease resistance protein RGA4 isoform X3 encodes MGGSKFTKEARLFFSTTNQLVSPFKDARKINGITKELSRITRNHAQFGSIVSLPSLNQTRTVTNVSGSYMSTDMVIGRDGDRDKMISSLLDSSAAAGVLPVASFVGMGGVGKTTLAQYVYNDDRIKSYFDLQLWVFTTQDFNVKYVLRQMVTCATNEKALDYEIDQLQRRLFQAIAGKRFLLVLDGVWDDDSLKAKWIELRTLLRAGAQGSRVLLTTRSETVARIIGTQDPLMVSDLGDDDSLLLFQYVSATEWHEPGVEAIGKDIANMCPKVPLVIRAIGSLLAGTHSVQEWLAFRDDQLANFASYGRDVMGTLKLSYDQLGTRLRLCVTYCSLFPKGFWFEKSFVIHLWIAMGYVEGEYANQSLEEVAEEYVLCLLNRGFFYCNDRNGFKCPTDLRMHDLMHDLVLSIGGLKYKMADSDTNEFDERVCHVSYDLEDDSSLKVPSSLFKIKQLKSFLLPLPSYYRGSKNNNQVRLFPLNDTSIFIIESLRVLRMHGLGINKLPRSVGKLIHLRYLDFSHNSIRKLPDSITQLVNLYLLNLSCCSSLEELPVDINKLVMLRHLSLIGCDQLSHMPKGLRRLTGLETLGLYVVGKPRTSVTSYGSKANLACDLADLGYLDNLKGKLIIVLGDRSNDIVSGAKAANLDKKKITKLTMIFRESRLEDEMVVENLKPGDSLKTLHIKNYGGRRLPCWMREGIHLWVPNLVKVGITDCKECINMCSFGRLPHLKKLYLERLDKVEYIENGSSNNSNRVLVVDEHSSTLLFPSLTDLILKDIPELKGWWSITESAQVQGQNQLLKWMPAFPKLMEVAMNMELVISLAQGISSLQKLTVYGKTKDVAEQRCGPSNVVVMQRQPVVVLKNFLPNLRHVRFFKIQMEHLPEEFREFVTGCYCYELSWNSTNLYQHGRLCGIRQASYRNINSFRKNLYHFPQIAAFASGSIAYET; translated from the exons ATGGGCGGAAGTAAGTTCACCAAAGAGGCGCGCTTGTTTTTTTCCACTACAAACCAGCTTGTCTCCCCCTTCAAGGATGCTAGGAAAATCAATGGTATTACGAAGGAACTGAGTCGCATTACAAGAAACCATGCCCAATTTGGGAGCATAGTTAGCTTGCCATCTCTGAACCAAACCCGAACAGTGACCAATGTATCGGGGTCTTATATGAGTACTGATATGGTGATTGGACGAGATGGAGACAGGGACAAGATGATAAGTTCGCTGTTAGACTCCTCCGCTGCTGCTGGTGTCCTCCCTGTTGCTTCCTTTGTTGGGATGGGTGGAGTTGGGAAGACTACATTGGCTCAATATGTGTACAATGATGATAGAATTAAGAGTTATTTTGATTTGCAGCTTTGGGTTTTCACCACCCAAGATTTTAATGTCAAGTATGTGTTACGGCAGATGGTGACGTGTGCCACTAATGAAAAAGCTCTCGACTACGAGATCGATCAGCTCCAACGGCGTCTATTTCAAGCCATTGCTGGGAAGAGGTTTCTACTTGTTTTGGATGGTGTATGGGATGACGACAGTTTGAAAGCAAAATGGATAGAATTGAGAACACTGCTAAGGGCCGGGGCTCAAGGGAGTCGAGTTCTCCTTACCACACGTAGCGAAACGGTTGCTAGAATTATTGGGACCCAAGACCCATTAATGGTTAGTGATTTAGGAGATGATGATTCTTTGCTCCTCTTTCAATATGTGTCGGCTACAGAGTGGCATGAGCCAGGGGTAGAGGCCATCGGGAAAGATATTGCAAATATGTGTCCTAAAGTTCCCCTTGTTATACGGGCAATTGGAAGCCTTTTAGCGGGCACACATAGTGTCCAGGAATGGTTAGCTTTTAGGGATGATCAGCTAGCAAATTTTGCATCCTATGGCCGTGACGTCATGGGCACACTCAAACTCAGTTATGATCAATTAGGTACAAGGCTAAGACTGTGTGTTACATACTGCTCTTTGTTCCCAAAGGGATTTTGGTTCGAAAAAAGTTTTGTCATCCATCTTTGGATTGCCATGGGATATGTTGAGGGCGAGTATGCTAATCAAAGTTTAGAAGAGGTGGCAGAAGAATATGTGCTGTGCTTGCTAAATCGGGGTTTTTTCTACTGTAACGACAGGAATGGATTTAAGTGCCCTACAGATCTTAGGATGCACGACCTGATGCATGATTTAGTGCTCTCGATTGGTGGGTTGAAGTATAAGATGGCAGATTCAGATACAAATGAATTTGATGAAAGAGTTTGTCATGTATCATACGATTTAGAAGACGACTCTTCTTTGAAAGTCCCATCATCACTATTCAAAATTAAGCAGTTGAAGTCGTTCCTTCTCCCTCTTCCATCATATTATCGGGGTTCCAAGAACAACAATCAAGTTAGACTTTTCCCATTAAATGATACATCTATATTCATAATTGAGTCTTTAAGGGTACTGCGGATGCATGGGCTAGGGATTAATAAACTGCCAAGATCAGTAGGCAAACTGATCCACTTGAGGTATCTCGATTTTTCACATAACTCTATCCGTAAACTCCCCGATTCAATTACACAGCTAGTCAATCTGTACTTACTTAACCTATCCTGCTGTTCAAGCCTTGAAGAACTGCCGGTGGACATAAACAAGCTAGTGATGTTGAGACACCTTAGCCTCATTGGTTGTGACCAACTGAGTCATATGCCAAAGGGGTTGCGGAGACTGACAGGTCTTGAAACTCTAGGCCTTTATGTTGTGGGAAAACCAAGAACCTCTGTCACTTCCTATGGATCTAAAGCTAACTTGGCGTGTGATCTAGCAGACCTAGGTTATCTTGATAATCTTAAGGGCAAGTTGATAATCGTTTTGGGTGATCGATCAAATGATATAGTGTCTGGAGCCAAAGCTGCAAATCTGGACAAGAAAAAGATTACTAAGTTAACTATGATATTTAGAGAGAGTAGATTAGAGGATGAGATGGTGGTAGAGAACCTCAAACCCGGTGATAGTCTAAAAACACTGCATATTAAAAACTATGGAGGAAGGAGGTTGCCATGTTGGATGAGAGAAGGAATCCATTTGTGGGTTCCGAATCTGGTTAAAGTTGGAATAACTGATTGCAAAGAATGCATAAATATGTGCTCCTTTGGAAGACTCCCTCATCTTAAGAAGCTATACTTAGAGAGATTGGATAAGGTGGAGTACATAGAAAATGGTAGTAGCAATAATAGCAACAGGGTACTTGTTGTGGACGAGCATTCCTCCACTCTCTTATTCCCGTCCCTTACAGACCTCATCCTCAAAGACATACCTGAGTTGAAGGGATGGTGGAGTATAACAGAGTCTGCTCAAGTTCAGGGTCAGAATCAACTCTTGAAATGGATGCCTGCATTTCCCAAATTGATGGAGGTGGCAATGAACATGGAGTTGGTGATTTCGTTGGCACAAGGaatttcttctttacaaaaactCACTGTTTATGGGAAAACCAAGGATGTAGCAGAGCAAAGATGTGGTCCTTCAAATGTGGTTGTTATGCAGAGACAACCAGTCGTCGTCCTCAAAAACTTCCTTCCCAACCTCAGACACGTACGTTTTTTCAAGATTCAAATGGAACATCTTCCTGAGGAGTTTCGAG AGTTTGTTACAGGTTGTTATTGTTATGAGCTGAGCTGGAATTCAACGAACTTGTATCAGCACGGCAGGCTTTGCGGCATACGACAAGCATCATATCGCAACATAAATAGTTTTAGAAAAAACTTGTACCACTTCCCCCAAATAGCAGCATTTGCTTCTGGCAGTATTGCTTATGAGACCTGA
- the LOC141656747 gene encoding putative disease resistance protein RGA3 isoform X2 yields the protein MGGSKFTKEARLFFSTTNQLVSPFKDARKINGITKELSRITRNHAQFGSIVSLPSLNQTRTVTNVSGSYMSTDMVIGRDGDRDKMISSLLDSSAAAGVLPVASFVGMGGVGKTTLAQYVYNDDRIKSYFDLQLWVFTTQDFNVKYVLRQMVTCATNEKALDYEIDQLQRRLFQAIAGKRFLLVLDGVWDDDSLKAKWIELRTLLRAGAQGSRVLLTTRSETVARIIGTQDPLMVSDLGDDDSLLLFQYVSATEWHEPGVEAIGKDIANMCPKVPLVIRAIGSLLAGTHSVQEWLAFRDDQLANFASYGRDVMGTLKLSYDQLGTRLRLCVTYCSLFPKGFWFEKSFVIHLWIAMGYVEGEYANQSLEEVAEEYVLCLLNRGFFYCNDRNGFKCPTDLRMHDLMHDLVLSIGGLKYKMADSDTNEFDERVCHVSYDLEDDSSLKVPSSLFKIKQLKSFLLPLPSYYRGSKNNNQVRLFPLNDTSIFIIESLRVLRMHGLGINKLPRSVGKLIHLSLEELPVDINKLVMLRHLSLIGCDQLSHMPKGLRRLTGLETLGLYVVGKPRTSVTSYGSKANLACDLADLGYLDNLKGKLIIVLGDRSNDIVSGAKAANLDKKKITKLTMIFRESRLEDEMVVENLKPGDSLKTLHIKNYGGRRLPCWMREGIHLWVPNLVKVGITDCKECINMCSFGRLPHLKKLYLERLDKVEYIENGSSNNSNRVLVVDEHSSTLLFPSLTDLILKDIPELKGWWSITESAQVQGQNQLLKWMPAFPKLMEVAMNMELVISLAQGISSLQKLTVYGKTKDVAEQRCGPSNVVVMQRQPVVVLKNFLPNLRHVRFFKIQMEHLPEEFRGMSSLKTLHISCCEALEAVPEWIDSLTSLENFYISKCLRLKSLPHEISNLSNLNTLYLNKCSRELAERCQSPSGEDWPKIQHIPNIYIDPTKNGEE from the exons ATGGGCGGAAGTAAGTTCACCAAAGAGGCGCGCTTGTTTTTTTCCACTACAAACCAGCTTGTCTCCCCCTTCAAGGATGCTAGGAAAATCAATGGTATTACGAAGGAACTGAGTCGCATTACAAGAAACCATGCCCAATTTGGGAGCATAGTTAGCTTGCCATCTCTGAACCAAACCCGAACAGTGACCAATGTATCGGGGTCTTATATGAGTACTGATATGGTGATTGGACGAGATGGAGACAGGGACAAGATGATAAGTTCGCTGTTAGACTCCTCCGCTGCTGCTGGTGTCCTCCCTGTTGCTTCCTTTGTTGGGATGGGTGGAGTTGGGAAGACTACATTGGCTCAATATGTGTACAATGATGATAGAATTAAGAGTTATTTTGATTTGCAGCTTTGGGTTTTCACCACCCAAGATTTTAATGTCAAGTATGTGTTACGGCAGATGGTGACGTGTGCCACTAATGAAAAAGCTCTCGACTACGAGATCGATCAGCTCCAACGGCGTCTATTTCAAGCCATTGCTGGGAAGAGGTTTCTACTTGTTTTGGATGGTGTATGGGATGACGACAGTTTGAAAGCAAAATGGATAGAATTGAGAACACTGCTAAGGGCCGGGGCTCAAGGGAGTCGAGTTCTCCTTACCACACGTAGCGAAACGGTTGCTAGAATTATTGGGACCCAAGACCCATTAATGGTTAGTGATTTAGGAGATGATGATTCTTTGCTCCTCTTTCAATATGTGTCGGCTACAGAGTGGCATGAGCCAGGGGTAGAGGCCATCGGGAAAGATATTGCAAATATGTGTCCTAAAGTTCCCCTTGTTATACGGGCAATTGGAAGCCTTTTAGCGGGCACACATAGTGTCCAGGAATGGTTAGCTTTTAGGGATGATCAGCTAGCAAATTTTGCATCCTATGGCCGTGACGTCATGGGCACACTCAAACTCAGTTATGATCAATTAGGTACAAGGCTAAGACTGTGTGTTACATACTGCTCTTTGTTCCCAAAGGGATTTTGGTTCGAAAAAAGTTTTGTCATCCATCTTTGGATTGCCATGGGATATGTTGAGGGCGAGTATGCTAATCAAAGTTTAGAAGAGGTGGCAGAAGAATATGTGCTGTGCTTGCTAAATCGGGGTTTTTTCTACTGTAACGACAGGAATGGATTTAAGTGCCCTACAGATCTTAGGATGCACGACCTGATGCATGATTTAGTGCTCTCGATTGGTGGGTTGAAGTATAAGATGGCAGATTCAGATACAAATGAATTTGATGAAAGAGTTTGTCATGTATCATACGATTTAGAAGACGACTCTTCTTTGAAAGTCCCATCATCACTATTCAAAATTAAGCAGTTGAAGTCGTTCCTTCTCCCTCTTCCATCATATTATCGGGGTTCCAAGAACAACAATCAAGTTAGACTTTTCCCATTAAATGATACATCTATATTCATAATTGAGTCTTTAAGGGTACTGCGGATGCATGGGCTAGGGATTAATAAACTGCCAAGATCAGTAGGCAAACTGATCCACTTGAG CCTTGAAGAACTGCCGGTGGACATAAACAAGCTAGTGATGTTGAGACACCTTAGCCTCATTGGTTGTGACCAACTGAGTCATATGCCAAAGGGGTTGCGGAGACTGACAGGTCTTGAAACTCTAGGCCTTTATGTTGTGGGAAAACCAAGAACCTCTGTCACTTCCTATGGATCTAAAGCTAACTTGGCGTGTGATCTAGCAGACCTAGGTTATCTTGATAATCTTAAGGGCAAGTTGATAATCGTTTTGGGTGATCGATCAAATGATATAGTGTCTGGAGCCAAAGCTGCAAATCTGGACAAGAAAAAGATTACTAAGTTAACTATGATATTTAGAGAGAGTAGATTAGAGGATGAGATGGTGGTAGAGAACCTCAAACCCGGTGATAGTCTAAAAACACTGCATATTAAAAACTATGGAGGAAGGAGGTTGCCATGTTGGATGAGAGAAGGAATCCATTTGTGGGTTCCGAATCTGGTTAAAGTTGGAATAACTGATTGCAAAGAATGCATAAATATGTGCTCCTTTGGAAGACTCCCTCATCTTAAGAAGCTATACTTAGAGAGATTGGATAAGGTGGAGTACATAGAAAATGGTAGTAGCAATAATAGCAACAGGGTACTTGTTGTGGACGAGCATTCCTCCACTCTCTTATTCCCGTCCCTTACAGACCTCATCCTCAAAGACATACCTGAGTTGAAGGGATGGTGGAGTATAACAGAGTCTGCTCAAGTTCAGGGTCAGAATCAACTCTTGAAATGGATGCCTGCATTTCCCAAATTGATGGAGGTGGCAATGAACATGGAGTTGGTGATTTCGTTGGCACAAGGaatttcttctttacaaaaactCACTGTTTATGGGAAAACCAAGGATGTAGCAGAGCAAAGATGTGGTCCTTCAAATGTGGTTGTTATGCAGAGACAACCAGTCGTCGTCCTCAAAAACTTCCTTCCCAACCTCAGACACGTACGTTTTTTCAAGATTCAAATGGAACATCTTCCTGAGGAGTTTCGAGGTATGTCTTCTTTGAAAACCCTACATATATCCTGCTGTGAAGCATTAGAGGCGGTTCCAGAGTGGATTGACAGCCTCACCTCCCTTGAAAACTTTTATATAAGTAAATGTCTAAGATTGAAATCGTTGCCGCACGAGATCAGCAACCTATCCAACTTGAATACACTATACCTTAATAAATGCTCAAGGGAGCTTGCTGAGAGATGCCAATCGCCATCAGGAGAAGACTGGCCCAAAATTCAACATATTCCCAACATTTACATTGACCCTACTAAAAATGGGGAAGAATGA